A DNA window from Phoenix dactylifera cultivar Barhee BC4 chromosome 13, palm_55x_up_171113_PBpolish2nd_filt_p, whole genome shotgun sequence contains the following coding sequences:
- the LOC103695672 gene encoding BSD domain-containing protein C22A12.14c — translation MDFFKSVFAADPDPSPSDSPRQISPPDSPRRPPDEEEERGGEAPATCSPDPNSPTTGGGGGGSEAWSFGGLIKTIASKKELRSLIETYRRDLEEFGSGLKKETAAIREAATRTVRDLPGSLESGASVAQESLESVGQAMDDIGGSVWRGTADIISQSKEALLAMESDANSPDLSSIDIGTQNQAGSSRRYSRFEAQVLAIQSDPSTFSEEPEDAEDFKQWRLRVNLAEKEEEIENLCYENGALEGFLGKLVPTVVNYDTFWSRYYYRVHKLKQAEDARVKLVKRVISREEDEDDLSWEVDDDEEEEENKEEQNEDEKEEKQDEKLRVPKEKEVAEVEENKDEVEKETKKEDTTTSE, via the coding sequence ATGGATTTCTTCAAATCCGTGTTTGCCGCCGATCCCGATCCCTCCCCCTCCGACTCTCCCCGGCAGATATCCCCGCCGGACTCCCCCCGCCGTCCACCTGACGAGGAGGAGGAACGGGGCGGAGAAGCGCCGGCAACCTGTAGTCCTGACCCTAATTCCCCTAccaccggcggcggcggcggcggtagcGAAGCGTGGAGCTTCGGGGGGCTGATCAAGACCATCGCCTCGAAAAAGGAGCTCCGCTCCTTGATCGAGACCTACCGCCGGGACCTGGAGGAGTTCGGCTCCGGCCTCAAGAAGGAGACGGCGGCGATCCGGGAGGCCGCCACCCGCACCGTCCGGGACCTCCCGGGATCCCTTGAGTCAGGCGCCTCCGTCGCCCAGGAGTCCCTCGAGTCCGTCGGCCAGGCCATGGACGACATCGGCGGCTCCGTCTGGCGAGGCACTGCCGATATCATCTCCCAGAGCAAAGAAGCCCTCCTCGCCATGGAATCCGACGCTAATTCCCCCGATCTCTCCTCCATTGACATTGGGACGCAGAACCAGGCCGGTTCTTCGAGGAGGTACAGCCGGTTCGAGGCGCAGGTCCTTGCGATCCAGTCTGATCCGAGTACATTCTCGGAGGAGCCCGAGGATGCCGAGGATTTCAAGCAGTGGAGGTTGCGGGTAAATTTGgcagaaaaggaagaggagatcGAGAATTTGTGCTATGAGAATGGGGCTCTGGAGGGATTTCTCGGAAAGCTTGTGCCTACCGTCGTGAATTATGATACCTTTTGGAGTCGGTACTACTACAGGGTTCATAAGCTCAAGCAGGCAGAGGATGCCAGGGTGAAGCTTGTCAAGAGGGTGATTTCTagagaagaggatgaggatgatttGAGCTGGGAGGTTGATGAtgatgaggaagaggaagaaaataaagaggAACAGAACGAAGATGAGAAAGAGGAAAAGCAAGATGAAAAATTGAGAGTGcctaaagaaaaagaagttgcTGAagtagaagaaaacaaagatgaagtagaaaaagaaacaaagaaagaagacacTACCACCTCAGAATAG
- the LOC120112829 gene encoding uncharacterized protein LOC120112829, whose amino-acid sequence MAEREAPSTAEKTEIAGSNREELNSKADLNSKAHDNPLPEAKTESGGSCKDSDVSVISRPSMPEEDDLGWDEIEDLGEHDDKKISNSSGSSFKVDLHKRLSAAEDDEDLSWDIEDDDEPANP is encoded by the coding sequence ATGGCTGAGAGGGAGGCGCCATCAACTGCAGAGAAGACAGAAATTGCGGGATCAAACAGGGAGGAATTGAACTCCAAGGCAGATTTGAACTCCAAAGCACATGATAACCCATTGCCAGAAGCAAAAACAGAGAGTGGAGGTTCATGCAAGGACAGTGATGTTTCAGTGATCTCAAGGCCTTCTATGCCAGAGGAAGATGATCTTGGGTGGGATGAGATCGAAGATCTCGGGGAGCATGATGATAAGAAAATTAGTAATTCAAGTGGTAGTTCTTTTAAGGTGGATCTACACAAGAGACTGAGTGCTGCTGAAGATGATGAGGATCTGAGTTGGGAtatagaagatgatgatgagcctgccaacccttga